The DNA sequence GGAATCCTGTCATAGCTCTGGATCTGCATGCCGCCGAGACTGATATCAATGGTTTTCGCCTCTTTTTCGACAATCTCCTTCTGCAACCCCATGCCCTCAAAAGGCGACAGGAAAAGGGAATAGCTGCCGTCGATACGACGATACAGTCTGCGGTCGCTGGCCTCAGAGGTTTCGAGCATCATGCGGTCCTGCAACAGCTCGTATTCCCTGATATAATGATTGCACCTATCATACTGAAGAGAAAGACAATAAGTCTGGATATGGTCCGGCATTGGAATATACAACCCACCTTTTGAAATATTGCATTCCTTGAGGCCGTTTTCTTTAATCCAATGTGGACATGATTTGGTCAGCTTATGGGTTTCTTTCATTCGTTTCGCACACAAAAATTAGTAAAATTAAATTACAAGAAATAAAGGAGATGGCCTCCTAAAGCCACACTGAAAATCCCTGGTGAAATTTTAGTATAATATGTATGCAAAATCAGAGCCAACGCATCTGAGTTTTTAATTTTTCCCTGGCTTGCCTGACAACCCATGTCGTTTCATTTTGTCATACAGGGCGGTTTTGCCTACTTTAAGAATTTTTGCAGCTTCCTGGACATTTCCTTCGTATTTATCCAGGGTGTTTTTGATGATCGTGCATTCGATATCGCCGAGCAGCGTCTTTAATGGCTCCCTGGAAACCCTTTCCTCAAAAGGTCCGAAAATCCCACCCTGCACCGCCCCCCCCATTCCCTGGTCAAAATGAATATCCCGCTCGGTGATCGTATTGTTCTGAGCCATTAACACCGCTCGCTGAATAACATTTTCAAGCTCCCTGACATTTCCCGGCCAGTCGTGAGAAAGCAGCTTGTCAATCACCGAATTCGGCATAAAGTCTATTTCCTTTTTAAAGGCCTTTCGGTAATGCCTGACAAAATGAGTGGCAAGATCAAGAATATCGTCTTTCCTTTCTCGCAAGGATGGGGTCGTGATATTTATGATATTCAAGCGATAATACAGATCCAATCGAAAATTCCCTTCTTTTACGGCTTTTGCAAGATCAATATTAGTTGCGGCAATGATCCGTACGTCAACATGAATGGCCTCAGTTCCGCCAACCCGGATTATTTCACCGTTTTGCAGAATTCTTAAGAGAGAAGACTGCATCTTGGGGCTGATATCGCCTATTTCATCAAGGAATATCGTGCCGCCGTCAACGATTTCAAATTTCCCTTTCTTTCGCGCCACGGCTCCGGTAAAGGCGCCTTTTTCATAGCCGAACAGGTCGCTTTCAAGCAGGTTGTCATTAATGCTGTTACAGTTCACCTTAAGAAAAGGCTTGCTGTGGCGATTGCTGCATTTCCTGATAAGGTTTGCCGCAAGTTCTTTACCTGTCCCGGATTCACCGGTTATCAGGATGGTCGCATCCGACATGGCAACCTGCGACACCATATCTTTAATTTTTCTGAGAGCCTTGCTGCTTCCAACCATCTCGTCGGAATACTCAAGAACTTTAAGCTGATTCATGAGCGCGCCAACCTGGTCGGCCAGGTGATTCCTGGTCTTTTCACTTTCGTTCAGCTCCTCAATTTTACAAAGGAGAATATCTTCGATGTTATGGTTAAAAGCGGCAATTTCCTGTTCCTGGCTTTTGCGCTGGGTAATATCACGCATGTTGACCAAAATCAGGCAGTCGCCTTTATATCCATGAAAGGGCACAAAATTATATTCAACAATTTTATCGCCGATCTCCATTTCGAGACTCTCAGCCGAGCCTCTGGAATCTTCACGCTTGACCATCTTGACCGGGCAGGCCCCGATACAGGGGCTTTTTGCGTGATGCAACCCTTCGAAGCAGATTTTTTCTCGCAGGTCCCCAAAAGACATTATGGCATTGGTATTCATATACTCAATGATATAATCCTCCCGAATAAGGAAGACCATGTCCGGCATGATATCAAGCAGGGCGCGCCAGTTTTTTACCAGCCGCTTGACTTCCCGCCTGCTTTCCTGCAGTTCACTGCTGGGGTTTTCTTGCACTGCTTTACCCGAATCAAGCATCTTTATTTTATTGCATTCCATTAAAAATTAACGCGTTAGCATCCGCCAAAATTATTACCCTGACCTGATCCATCACTAGTATCTTTTATATTTATCCGCTCACAGCGTTTTCAACAATAAAAATAATGATTACGCAGGGACAACCTTGCCTTCCGTTCCTTTTTTACCGCCAAAAACATTCCGTGTGTCAACCAGGAGTTTTGCATGCTCAAGAATAAAATCATAAT is a window from the Pseudomonadota bacterium genome containing:
- a CDS encoding PilZ domain-containing protein — translated: MKETHKLTKSCPHWIKENGLKECNISKGGLYIPMPDHIQTYCLSLQYDRCNHYIREYELLQDRMMLETSEASDRRLYRRIDGSYSLFLSPFEGMGLQKEIVEKEAKTIDISLGGMQIQSYDRIPTQQMMAFKFGSDFTMDSITGIGEVRWCTDAQKDEGFLAGIAFTFLNEDMKIVLRNRISSSLM
- a CDS encoding sigma-54-dependent Fis family transcriptional regulator encodes the protein MECNKIKMLDSGKAVQENPSSELQESRREVKRLVKNWRALLDIMPDMVFLIREDYIIEYMNTNAIMSFGDLREKICFEGLHHAKSPCIGACPVKMVKREDSRGSAESLEMEIGDKIVEYNFVPFHGYKGDCLILVNMRDITQRKSQEQEIAAFNHNIEDILLCKIEELNESEKTRNHLADQVGALMNQLKVLEYSDEMVGSSKALRKIKDMVSQVAMSDATILITGESGTGKELAANLIRKCSNRHSKPFLKVNCNSINDNLLESDLFGYEKGAFTGAVARKKGKFEIVDGGTIFLDEIGDISPKMQSSLLRILQNGEIIRVGGTEAIHVDVRIIAATNIDLAKAVKEGNFRLDLYYRLNIINITTPSLRERKDDILDLATHFVRHYRKAFKKEIDFMPNSVIDKLLSHDWPGNVRELENVIQRAVLMAQNNTITERDIHFDQGMGGAVQGGIFGPFEERVSREPLKTLLGDIECTIIKNTLDKYEGNVQEAAKILKVGKTALYDKMKRHGLSGKPGKN